The Paracoccus liaowanqingii genome window below encodes:
- the dapA gene encoding 4-hydroxy-tetrahydrodipicolinate synthase, with protein MFKGSLPALVTPFTPDGELDLDTLKALVEWHVEQGTHGLVPVGTTGESPTLTHDEHRLVIEEVVRAVNGRIPVIAGAGSNSTREGIGLLQHAASVGADAGLVVTPYYNKPTQAGLIAHYTALTEACDLPIIIYNIPGRSVIDMMPETMGVLAKIPSIIGVKDATGRLERVSCQRMTCGPDFVQLSGEDATALGFNAHGGVGCISVTANVAPKLCAQFQEATLRGDYAAALALQDRLMPLHLAIFVEPGLVGAKYAMSRLGLCHERVRLPLTPLTEPTRHLIDAALEHAGLV; from the coding sequence ATGTTCAAAGGGTCGCTGCCAGCCCTCGTCACGCCGTTCACTCCGGACGGCGAGCTGGATCTGGACACGCTGAAGGCGCTGGTCGAGTGGCATGTCGAGCAGGGCACGCACGGTCTGGTCCCCGTGGGCACCACCGGCGAAAGCCCGACCCTGACCCATGACGAGCACCGGCTGGTCATCGAGGAGGTCGTGCGTGCGGTGAATGGCCGCATCCCGGTCATCGCCGGGGCCGGGTCCAACTCGACCCGCGAGGGCATCGGGCTGCTGCAACACGCCGCGTCCGTCGGCGCCGATGCGGGGCTGGTCGTCACGCCCTATTACAACAAGCCGACCCAGGCCGGGCTGATCGCGCATTACACCGCGCTGACCGAGGCCTGCGACCTGCCGATCATCATCTACAACATCCCCGGACGCTCTGTCATCGACATGATGCCCGAGACGATGGGCGTGCTGGCCAAGATCCCCTCGATCATCGGGGTCAAGGACGCGACCGGCCGGCTGGAGCGGGTCAGCTGCCAGCGCATGACCTGCGGGCCCGACTTCGTCCAGCTGTCGGGTGAGGATGCGACGGCCTTGGGCTTCAACGCCCATGGCGGCGTGGGCTGCATCAGCGTCACCGCGAATGTGGCGCCCAAGCTGTGCGCCCAGTTCCAGGAGGCGACGCTGCGCGGCGACTATGCCGCCGCCCTGGCGCTGCAGGACCGGCTGATGCCCCTGCATCTGGCGATCTTCGTCGAGCCGGGGCTTGTCGGCGCGAAATACGCCATGTCGCGGTTGGGGCTGTGCCACGAGCGCGTGCGGCTGCCGCTGACGCCGCTGACCGAGCCCACGCGGCACCTGATCGACGCGGCGCTGGAGCATGCCGGGCTGGTGTGA
- a CDS encoding lytic transglycosylase domain-containing protein: MRLLRDMMAVGLLLVLPLAPPPRAEEPGAMALALAAVQARDWVTARDAALRAGPLAEALVGWHALRAGYGEFPDYAAFLRENGDWPGLDLLIERGEAKLRPGADPDDIRMWFADRLPRTMAGMEALGAVLPPDRAATMRAAVFARQPLPAADEAALLTAHPDLAALIPARVTALLDAGEWAGAERLLARLPEDARPLPRARIALQAGRGGVDDLILALPEPLRADPGLTMDRFTWRVGARQHEGAQALMLTASTSAEALRDPSQWASMRVDYARLAMRNGDWPRALRLASPHFLTPDNRRYPDLEWLAGFAALKTDDPARALDHFRHLETVVGAAISTSRAHYWQGRAHEALGDAAAAEAAYQAAAALPGTYYGQLAMEKTGATLPADYAVADPAIDSLPDWRGSALRENGQFRAALWLIASGRRDEAQRFLLHLAQSSTPEDIARMSRLMYEAGTPWHGLRLAKQSASQGVIWPVAHFPLTGLERQDLGVPPELVMAIARQESEFNFTASSPVGAQGLMQVMPGTAEQVARQLRIPYDLGRLSSDAAYNARIGSQYLIGLTERFGPSVALIASGYNAGPGRPARWLGDFGDLRRDADPVDWVELIPFDETRNYVMRVAEALPVYRARIHGKPAPVLTRWDLSGGGAVPPPPARLTLALSARPNPRPFIGPRLPEGWPMPMSSAAATE; encoded by the coding sequence ATGCGACTTCTGCGTGACATGATGGCCGTGGGCCTTCTGCTGGTCCTGCCCCTGGCCCCGCCGCCGCGGGCCGAGGAGCCGGGCGCGATGGCGCTGGCCCTGGCCGCCGTGCAGGCGCGGGACTGGGTCACCGCCCGCGACGCCGCCCTGCGCGCGGGTCCCCTGGCCGAGGCGCTGGTCGGCTGGCACGCCCTGCGCGCGGGCTATGGCGAGTTTCCCGACTATGCCGCCTTCCTGCGGGAAAACGGCGACTGGCCCGGCCTCGACCTGCTGATCGAGCGCGGAGAGGCCAAGCTGCGCCCCGGCGCCGATCCCGACGACATCCGGATGTGGTTCGCGGACCGCCTGCCCCGGACCATGGCCGGGATGGAGGCCCTGGGTGCCGTCCTGCCCCCCGACCGGGCCGCGACCATGCGCGCCGCCGTCTTTGCCCGCCAGCCCCTGCCGGCCGCCGACGAGGCCGCGCTGCTGACCGCCCATCCCGATCTGGCCGCCCTGATCCCCGCCCGCGTCACCGCCCTTCTGGATGCGGGCGAATGGGCCGGGGCCGAGCGCCTGCTGGCCCGCCTGCCCGAGGACGCCCGCCCCCTGCCCCGCGCCCGCATCGCCCTGCAGGCCGGGCGCGGCGGCGTGGACGACCTGATCCTGGCCCTGCCCGAACCCCTGCGCGCCGATCCGGGCCTGACCATGGACCGCTTCACTTGGCGCGTGGGCGCGCGCCAGCACGAGGGGGCGCAGGCGCTGATGTTGACGGCCTCGACCAGCGCGGAGGCCTTGCGCGATCCGTCGCAATGGGCCTCGATGCGGGTGGATTACGCGCGCCTCGCCATGCGCAACGGCGACTGGCCGCGCGCGCTGCGGCTGGCATCCCCGCATTTCCTGACGCCCGACAACCGCCGTTACCCCGATCTGGAATGGCTGGCGGGCTTCGCGGCGCTGAAGACCGATGATCCCGCCCGGGCGCTGGATCACTTCCGGCATCTGGAAACCGTGGTCGGCGCGGCGATCAGCACATCGCGCGCCCATTACTGGCAGGGCCGCGCGCATGAGGCGCTTGGCGACGCCGCCGCCGCAGAGGCCGCCTATCAGGCCGCCGCCGCCCTGCCCGGCACCTATTACGGCCAGCTGGCGATGGAGAAGACCGGCGCCACCCTGCCCGCCGACTATGCCGTGGCGGACCCGGCCATCGACAGCCTGCCCGACTGGCGCGGCAGCGCGCTGCGCGAGAACGGGCAGTTCCGCGCCGCCCTGTGGCTGATCGCCAGCGGGCGGCGGGACGAGGCGCAGCGCTTCCTGCTGCATCTGGCGCAATCCTCGACGCCCGAGGACATCGCCCGCATGTCGCGCCTGATGTACGAGGCGGGCACGCCCTGGCACGGGCTGCGGCTGGCCAAGCAGTCGGCCAGCCAGGGGGTGATCTGGCCCGTCGCGCATTTCCCGCTGACGGGGCTGGAGCGTCAGGATCTTGGGGTGCCGCCCGAGTTGGTCATGGCCATCGCCCGGCAGGAATCCGAGTTCAACTTCACCGCCAGCAGCCCGGTCGGCGCGCAGGGGCTGATGCAGGTCATGCCGGGCACCGCCGAACAGGTCGCGCGGCAACTGCGCATCCCCTATGACCTGGGGCGGCTGTCCAGCGACGCGGCCTACAACGCGCGGATCGGGTCGCAGTACCTGATCGGGCTGACGGAGCGCTTCGGGCCCTCGGTGGCGCTGATCGCCTCGGGCTACAATGCCGGGCCGGGGCGTCCGGCGCGCTGGCTGGGCGATTTCGGCGACCTGCGCCGCGACGCCGATCCGGTGGACTGGGTCGAGCTGATCCCCTTCGACGAGACGCGCAACTATGTCATGCGCGTGGCCGAGGCGCTGCCCGTCTATCGCGCCCGCATCCATGGCAAGCCTGCGCCGGTGCTGACCCGGTGGGACCTGTCGGGCGGCGGGGCAGTGCCGCCCCCGCCCGCGCGGCTGACGTTGGCCCTGTCGGCCCGGCCCAACCCCAGGCCCTTCATCGGCCCGCGCCTGCCCGAGGGCTGGCCTATGCCGATGTCTTCCGCTGCCGCCACAGAGTGA
- a CDS encoding DMT family transporter: protein MSDDRSHPPYAASAAVSAPPPIPPRTPPPVRDRTRLAIALMCAVSLIFAFQDVFSRILGGGYPPVLVVMIRYWVFAVFVIALVARQPGGLKRAIRTKRPLTQIARGVILALEVTLMVEAFVQLGLIETHAVFSVYPLLVAALSGPVLGESVGWRRWTAIVIGFTGILVILNPGGGVVSVAALLPFAAALMFALYGLLTRHVSRDDPAMVSFFWTGISGAVAMTLIGIWDWQWLAPVDWIWMACLCACGMSSHYLMIRSYELAEASALQPFAYTQLVWVSFLGVWLFDETLRSNVVIGAAIVVAASLFTLWRQRKTSA, encoded by the coding sequence ATGTCCGACGATCGATCCCACCCGCCTTACGCCGCCTCTGCCGCCGTCTCGGCGCCGCCGCCGATCCCGCCCCGGACCCCGCCGCCCGTCCGCGACCGCACCCGGCTGGCCATCGCGCTGATGTGCGCGGTCAGCCTGATCTTTGCCTTCCAGGACGTGTTCTCGCGGATCCTGGGGGGCGGCTATCCGCCCGTGCTGGTCGTGATGATCCGGTACTGGGTCTTCGCGGTCTTCGTGATCGCGCTGGTCGCGCGCCAGCCCGGCGGGCTGAAGCGCGCCATCCGCACCAAGCGCCCGCTGACCCAGATCGCCCGCGGCGTCATCCTGGCGCTGGAGGTCACGCTGATGGTCGAGGCCTTCGTGCAGCTGGGCCTGATCGAGACGCATGCCGTCTTCTCGGTCTATCCGCTGCTGGTCGCGGCCCTGTCCGGCCCGGTGCTGGGGGAATCGGTGGGCTGGCGGCGCTGGACGGCCATCGTGATCGGCTTCACCGGCATCCTGGTGATCCTCAATCCCGGCGGTGGGGTGGTCAGCGTGGCGGCGCTGCTGCCCTTCGCGGCCGCGCTGATGTTCGCGCTGTACGGCCTGCTGACGCGGCATGTGTCGCGCGACGATCCGGCGATGGTCAGCTTCTTCTGGACCGGCATCTCGGGCGCGGTGGCGATGACCCTGATCGGCATCTGGGACTGGCAGTGGCTGGCGCCGGTCGACTGGATCTGGATGGCGTGCCTGTGCGCCTGCGGCATGTCCTCGCATTACCTGATGATCCGCAGCTACGAACTGGCCGAGGCATCCGCCCTGCAGCCCTTCGCCTATACCCAGCTGGTCTGGGTCAGCTTCCTGGGCGTCTGGCTGTTCGACGAGACCTTGCGCAGCAATGTCGTGATCGGGGCGGCCATCGTGGTGGCGGCCAGCCTGTTCACTCTGTGGCGGCAGCGGAAGACATCGGCATAG
- a CDS encoding inositol monophosphatase family protein codes for MASANLNVMIKAARKAGRGLVKDFREVENLQVSVKGAGDFVTRADREAERLIKEELMNARPSYGWLGEETGAEPGEDPTRRWIVDPLDGTTNFLHGLPHWAVSIALEHKKEIVAAVIFDAAKDEMFIAEKGTGAYMNDARLRVSGRTRLADSVFATGIPHAGTGPLPAMIQDLAQLMPVCAGVRGFGSAALNLAYVAGGRFDGYWERGTKSWDVAAGILLVREAGGFVHGIREGDDPLESGRLVAANPTLLEPFAKIIRARD; via the coding sequence ATGGCAAGCGCCAATCTGAACGTCATGATCAAGGCCGCCCGCAAGGCCGGGCGCGGCCTCGTCAAGGATTTCCGCGAGGTCGAGAACCTGCAGGTCAGCGTCAAGGGCGCCGGCGATTTCGTCACCCGCGCCGACCGCGAGGCCGAGCGCCTGATCAAGGAAGAGCTGATGAACGCGCGGCCCAGCTATGGCTGGCTGGGCGAGGAGACCGGCGCCGAGCCGGGCGAGGACCCCACCCGCCGCTGGATCGTCGACCCGCTGGACGGGACCACGAACTTCCTGCACGGGCTGCCGCATTGGGCCGTCAGCATCGCGCTGGAGCACAAGAAGGAAATCGTCGCCGCCGTCATCTTCGACGCCGCCAAGGACGAGATGTTCATCGCCGAGAAGGGCACCGGCGCCTACATGAACGATGCGCGCCTGCGCGTGTCGGGCCGCACCCGGCTGGCCGATTCGGTCTTTGCCACGGGCATTCCCCATGCCGGCACCGGGCCGCTGCCCGCGATGATCCAGGATCTGGCGCAGCTGATGCCGGTCTGCGCGGGCGTGCGGGGCTTCGGCTCGGCGGCGCTGAACCTGGCCTATGTGGCGGGCGGGCGCTTCGACGGCTATTGGGAACGGGGCACGAAATCCTGGGACGTGGCCGCGGGCATCCTTCTGGTGCGCGAGGCGGGCGGCTTCGTCCACGGCATCCGGGAGGGGGACGATCCGCTGGAATCGGGCCGCCTGGTGGCCGCCAACCCGACCCTGCTGGAACCCTTCGCCAAGATCATCCGCGCCCGCGACTAG
- a CDS encoding LysR family transcriptional regulator — MHLELRHLRTVHAIHEQGGLARAAEVLNITQSALSHQVKALEEQAGTLLFVRRAKPMRLSAAGMRLLRLAEQVLPLVAATEAEFKGVEAGRIGRLHIAMECHACFDWLLPVLDIFRRTWPDVDVDIRQRLAFGALPALLREEVDLVISSDPEDLADVTFQPLFDYAPTLVVPAGHPLIAKGYADPADLAPETLITYPMDRSRLDVFSQFLTPAGIEPARARTVELTAVALMLVASRRGVAVMPDWVLRREAANPELAMLPLGPQGIRRRLFAAVRTADLAQPYMAHVLRLSRTEPLRMLRGAVA, encoded by the coding sequence ATGCATCTGGAACTGCGGCATCTGCGCACCGTCCATGCGATCCACGAACAGGGCGGCCTGGCCCGCGCCGCCGAGGTGCTCAACATCACCCAATCGGCCCTGTCCCATCAGGTCAAGGCGCTGGAGGAACAGGCCGGCACCCTGCTGTTCGTGCGCCGCGCCAAGCCCATGCGCCTCTCCGCCGCCGGCATGCGCCTGCTGCGTCTGGCCGAGCAGGTGCTGCCGCTGGTCGCCGCCACCGAGGCCGAGTTCAAGGGCGTCGAGGCCGGGCGCATCGGGCGGCTGCACATCGCGATGGAATGCCATGCCTGCTTCGACTGGCTTCTGCCGGTGCTGGACATCTTCCGCCGCACCTGGCCCGACGTGGACGTGGACATCCGCCAGCGTCTGGCCTTCGGCGCGCTGCCCGCGCTGTTGCGCGAAGAGGTCGATCTGGTCATCTCGTCGGACCCCGAGGATCTGGCCGACGTGACCTTCCAGCCGCTCTTCGACTATGCGCCGACGCTGGTCGTGCCCGCGGGCCATCCGCTGATCGCCAAGGGATACGCCGATCCCGCCGATCTGGCGCCCGAGACGCTGATCACCTATCCGATGGACCGCAGCCGGCTGGACGTCTTCAGCCAGTTCCTGACGCCCGCGGGGATCGAGCCCGCCCGCGCCCGCACGGTCGAGCTGACGGCGGTGGCGCTGATGCTGGTCGCATCACGGCGCGGGGTGGCGGTCATGCCGGACTGGGTGCTGCGGCGCGAGGCGGCCAATCCGGAACTGGCCATGCTGCCCTTGGGCCCGCAGGGCATCCGGCGGCGCCTCTTCGCGGCGGTCCGCACGGCGGACCTGGCGCAGCCCTACATGGCCCATGTCCTGCGCCTGTCGCGCACCGAGCCCCTGCGGATGCTGCGCGGCGCGGTGGCCTGA
- the metF gene encoding methylenetetrahydrofolate reductase [NAD(P)H], translated as MTPPKISFEFFPPKTLEASFKLWEAARVLAPLAPEFVSVTYGAGGTTRQLTHEAVTTINRQFGLQVAAHLTCVEATKAETMEIVQSYADAGIREIVALRGDAPKGSDGFVPHGDGFANSVELIEAIAARGDMTIRAGAYPEPHPDSPDSDADVAWLKRKIEAGASSAITQFFFEADTFFRFRDKCAAAGIDVPIIPGILPVQSWAGTKRFAATCNTTVPDWAEEAFQMAALDGPEAQRTLATSLSVDLCEALIAGGVDRLHFYTLNRPELTRDVCAALGVQPAGDLDAVA; from the coding sequence ATGACCCCGCCGAAGATCAGCTTCGAGTTCTTCCCGCCCAAGACGCTGGAGGCTTCGTTCAAGCTGTGGGAGGCCGCGCGCGTGCTGGCGCCGCTGGCGCCCGAGTTCGTGTCGGTCACCTATGGCGCGGGCGGCACGACCCGGCAGCTGACCCACGAGGCGGTGACCACGATCAACCGCCAGTTCGGGCTGCAGGTCGCCGCCCACCTGACCTGCGTCGAGGCCACGAAGGCCGAGACGATGGAGATCGTGCAATCCTATGCCGATGCCGGCATCCGCGAGATCGTGGCCCTGCGCGGCGACGCGCCCAAGGGCTCGGACGGGTTCGTGCCGCATGGCGACGGCTTCGCCAATTCGGTCGAGCTGATCGAGGCGATCGCCGCGCGCGGCGACATGACCATCCGCGCGGGCGCCTATCCCGAGCCGCATCCCGACAGCCCGGACAGCGATGCCGACGTGGCCTGGCTCAAGCGCAAGATCGAGGCCGGGGCGTCCAGCGCGATCACCCAGTTCTTCTTCGAGGCGGACACCTTCTTCCGCTTTCGCGACAAATGCGCCGCAGCCGGGATCGACGTGCCGATCATCCCGGGCATCCTGCCAGTGCAAAGCTGGGCCGGGACCAAGCGCTTCGCCGCGACCTGCAACACCACCGTCCCGGACTGGGCCGAGGAGGCGTTCCAGATGGCGGCGCTGGACGGCCCCGAGGCGCAGCGGACCCTGGCCACCAGCCTCAGCGTGGATCTGTGCGAGGCGCTGATCGCGGGCGGCGTGGACCGGCTGCATTTCTACACGCTGAACCGGCCCGAGCTGACCCGCGACGTCTGCGCCGCCCTGGGCGTGCAGCCCGCGGGCGATCTGGACGCCGTGGCCTGA
- a CDS encoding DUF2235 domain-containing protein — protein MTSNRPPLTHVVLMDGTFASLADGRRSSIGRVHRLLTGRSGLPPPPGRLRIRYGLGQQWTRWRTLPDLVMGRILESLITDAYGWLASGYRPGDRICLLGYSRGAFAVRSLAGMISRVGLLRAEAATERHIRLAWRYYHKGGGAAQMQAFRRRRCHPEAPVRLLGCFDTVKALGVPLPGLWMLTEPRFRFHDAHLARGVEHGFQALALDETRTAFTPLLWDDDHAAGRIEQMWFRGAHPDIGGQLSGVERARPLANIPLVWMLERSESVGLPLPPGWRTLFPCDATAPSVGTWRHWGKAFLARSPRQAGRYATEALHPTVPRPYPGPARLTGSLAAAPGPVTLGPAQQA, from the coding sequence ATGACGTCGAATCGCCCACCCCTGACCCATGTCGTGCTGATGGATGGCACCTTCGCCTCGCTGGCGGATGGCCGACGCAGTTCCATCGGGCGCGTCCACCGGCTGCTGACGGGCCGGTCGGGCCTGCCCCCGCCGCCGGGGCGCCTGCGGATCCGCTATGGCCTGGGGCAGCAATGGACCCGCTGGCGGACCCTGCCGGACCTGGTCATGGGCCGCATCCTCGAATCGCTGATCACCGACGCCTATGGCTGGCTGGCCTCGGGCTATCGGCCCGGCGACCGGATCTGCCTGCTGGGCTATTCGCGCGGCGCCTTCGCGGTGCGCAGCCTGGCGGGCATGATCAGCCGCGTGGGCCTCTTGCGGGCCGAGGCGGCGACGGAACGCCATATCCGCCTGGCCTGGCGCTATTACCACAAGGGTGGAGGGGCCGCGCAGATGCAGGCCTTCCGCCGCCGCCGCTGCCACCCCGAGGCGCCGGTGCGCCTCTTGGGCTGCTTCGACACGGTCAAGGCCCTGGGCGTGCCGCTGCCGGGGCTGTGGATGCTGACCGAGCCCCGCTTCCGCTTTCACGACGCCCATCTGGCCCGCGGGGTGGAACACGGCTTCCAAGCCCTGGCGCTGGACGAGACGCGCACCGCCTTCACCCCGCTTCTGTGGGACGACGACCATGCCGCCGGCCGGATCGAGCAGATGTGGTTCCGGGGCGCCCATCCCGATATCGGCGGGCAGCTGTCCGGCGTAGAACGCGCCCGGCCGCTGGCCAATATCCCGCTGGTCTGGATGCTGGAGCGCAGCGAATCGGTGGGCCTGCCCCTGCCGCCCGGCTGGCGCACCCTTTTCCCCTGCGACGCCACGGCACCCTCGGTCGGCACCTGGCGCCACTGGGGCAAGGCCTTCCTGGCCCGGTCCCCCCGGCAGGCGGGCCGCTATGCGACCGAGGCGTTGCACCCCACGGTGCCCCGGCCCTATCCCGGCCCCGCCCGCCTGACCGGCAGCCTCGCCGCCGCGCCTGGCCCCGTCACCCTCGGCCCCGCGCAGCAAGCCTGA
- a CDS encoding type III PLP-dependent enzyme, translating into MGQQKTVWDNPAEVIRHLAPEHPVMVFAPTVLQDRARQFIQGFPGLVTYAVKSNPDEVVIQNLVAAGIQGFDVASPFEIDLIGRMAPHAARHYHNPVRARSEIAHGVAQGIRAWSVDSRSELDKLFDQVPTEVDGQGVEISPRFKLPVLGAAYDFGSKFGASPELAAELLAEVARRGYIPSLTFHPGTQCTDPIAWESYIRVSKDICDMAGVKAVRLNVGGGFPSHRVIGVEPDLTSIFQEIADTTTEMFGTDAPALVCEPGRGVVADAYALITRVKGVRDGGHVFLNDGVYGGLAELPIIGNIDRIEVLTPQGQPRAGDHAGRVIFGPTCDSVDRLPGELSLPEDVAEGDFVIFHGAGAYSTVTNTRFNGFGAMTHATVMGLS; encoded by the coding sequence ATGGGACAACAGAAGACCGTCTGGGACAATCCGGCCGAGGTCATCCGACATCTGGCTCCGGAACATCCGGTCATGGTCTTCGCGCCGACGGTGCTGCAGGACCGTGCGCGGCAGTTCATCCAGGGCTTTCCGGGGCTGGTGACCTATGCGGTCAAGTCCAACCCCGACGAGGTGGTGATCCAGAACCTGGTCGCCGCCGGCATCCAGGGCTTCGACGTGGCCTCGCCCTTCGAGATCGACCTGATCGGCCGCATGGCGCCCCATGCCGCCCGCCATTACCACAACCCCGTCCGCGCCCGGTCCGAGATCGCGCATGGCGTGGCGCAGGGCATCCGCGCCTGGTCCGTGGACAGCCGGTCCGAACTGGACAAGCTGTTCGACCAGGTGCCCACCGAGGTGGACGGCCAGGGCGTCGAGATCTCGCCGCGCTTCAAGCTGCCGGTGCTGGGGGCCGCCTATGACTTCGGATCGAAGTTCGGCGCCTCGCCCGAGCTGGCGGCGGAGCTGCTGGCCGAGGTCGCGCGGCGCGGCTACATTCCTTCGCTGACCTTCCATCCGGGCACGCAATGCACCGACCCGATCGCTTGGGAAAGCTATATCCGGGTGTCGAAGGACATCTGCGACATGGCGGGCGTCAAGGCCGTCCGCCTGAACGTGGGCGGCGGCTTCCCCTCGCATCGCGTGATCGGGGTCGAGCCCGACCTGACCTCGATCTTCCAGGAGATCGCCGACACCACGACCGAGATGTTCGGCACCGACGCCCCGGCGCTGGTCTGCGAGCCCGGGCGCGGTGTCGTGGCCGATGCCTATGCGCTGATCACCCGCGTCAAAGGCGTGCGCGACGGCGGCCATGTGTTCCTGAACGACGGCGTCTATGGCGGTCTGGCCGAGCTGCCGATCATCGGCAATATCGACCGGATCGAGGTGCTGACCCCGCAGGGCCAGCCCCGCGCGGGCGACCATGCCGGTCGGGTGATCTTCGGTCCCACCTGCGATTCGGTCGACCGCCTGCCGGGCGAGCTGAGCCTGCCCGAGGACGTGGCCGAGGGCGACTTCGTCATCTTCCACGGGGCAGGGGCCTATTCGACGGTGACCAACACCCGCTTCAACGGCTTCGGCGCGATGACCCATGCCACGGTGATGGGCCTGTCCTAA
- a CDS encoding DUF1428 domain-containing protein: MTYYTGLLLAVPVANRQTYVDHARQAWPMFQRLGALRMVECWAEDVPHGTQTDFHRATQARDDEAPLFSWIEWPDRATADAAGARMAEGQEPEMALMGEMPFDGMRMMWGGFAPILTVGDSRRGAYVQGFVLAVPADARQAYIEMAQGATRMFADLGATFQTECWGEDVPHGKVTDFHRAVQAKPDEVPVFSWVEWPDRATCDAAAAQMAAGMEGHDFPQMPFDGKRMFWGGFTPVVDLP, encoded by the coding sequence ATGACCTATTACACCGGGCTTCTGCTGGCCGTGCCCGTGGCCAACCGGCAGACCTATGTCGATCACGCGCGGCAGGCCTGGCCGATGTTCCAGCGTCTGGGCGCGCTCCGCATGGTCGAGTGCTGGGCCGAGGATGTGCCGCATGGCACGCAGACCGACTTCCATCGCGCCACCCAGGCCCGCGACGACGAGGCGCCGCTGTTCAGCTGGATCGAATGGCCCGACCGCGCCACCGCCGATGCGGCCGGCGCGAGGATGGCCGAGGGGCAGGAGCCCGAGATGGCGCTGATGGGCGAGATGCCCTTCGACGGGATGCGGATGATGTGGGGCGGCTTCGCGCCGATCCTGACGGTGGGCGACAGCCGCCGGGGCGCCTATGTGCAGGGCTTCGTGCTGGCGGTTCCGGCGGACGCCAGGCAGGCCTACATCGAGATGGCTCAAGGCGCGACGCGGATGTTCGCGGATCTGGGCGCCACCTTCCAGACCGAGTGCTGGGGCGAGGACGTGCCCCATGGCAAGGTCACCGACTTTCACCGCGCCGTGCAGGCCAAACCCGACGAGGTGCCGGTCTTCAGCTGGGTCGAATGGCCCGATCGCGCCACCTGCGACGCCGCCGCCGCGCAGATGGCGGCGGGGATGGAGGGGCACGACTTTCCGCAGATGCCCTTCGACGGCAAGCGGATGTTCTGGGGCGGCTTCACCCCGGTCGTCGACCTGCCCTGA